A genomic stretch from Terriglobus sp. RCC_193 includes:
- a CDS encoding cellulose synthase operon protein YhjQ/BcsQ: protein MDDSSMNPAEDEHLTGAPETPEDVAVLYTWANVHGGKYRDFSAERREHRAQQRHRVVEAQRQAELDAARSREEAAARELEEARLREQDAAGEVARKEAEEARHLAEERASHERQAAQRHVETAENLKRALEDAQREMEEARRRVEEQAARYAEADARYRDSTREELPGEINDPYYYAGHLEPTAFAPGKGVRSSVPQRVSSERRITENYHRSKGSAEMPAATAPERDPHGLFSSGIRPRSSGSRSPYTESYAYPERRTETPEDTRERNRPDELDRLHRSGDSHEYEIDDAGYYDHRLDRRSASSVTPAPARTASDPNSAPRDLHIPPRASASRPSSASDEGPDRRVMRSVDPEPGNTHVLDNSRVRRRESATDISARTTRRSRQEPIAQPVSEAAEYSAESLKAMRRLPTDRRWSDATLPPTHRDEPVRSPEGRPEWFGRDARVPEASSRQERHATEPQERAIPSERISAREDRSYGEESVREEQRSRPSAYSGQFVPASDGGFNLPPLPDRFPASRTETRRDSDRHELPSARVSETRGVERISDIRAMRDVQPTTLPAAQRVAEVPQARPGSSEASSQPASRPSGDTLQQSRERVAARWFALKGLVGGNTETSSEPAPARNQEIPVPTLCVMSLSGGVGKTSMVATIGRTLSSMGERVLLADATPHGLLPYYFGARELRPNVVRTFSPPPDSRDAPVFMVNYEAEGMHNDDEGQAALLEEIAQHARGTQRILLDLNSPSAWLGRRLAEKQAKILVPISPDMNSVLGIKNMERFFAGTQDAEGRPVRPYYVLNQFDASLPLHLDVREVLRQQLGDRLLPVLIRRSPAVAEALAEGMTVMDYAPESPVAEDYTHLAEWARNLAAPAQNSMRSIRWSER, encoded by the coding sequence ATGGACGATAGCAGCATGAATCCGGCAGAAGACGAACATCTCACGGGAGCTCCGGAGACGCCGGAAGATGTTGCCGTGCTGTACACCTGGGCGAATGTCCACGGTGGAAAGTACCGTGATTTTTCCGCGGAACGCCGCGAACACCGGGCGCAACAGCGTCACCGTGTGGTGGAGGCGCAACGTCAGGCAGAACTGGATGCCGCACGCTCCAGGGAAGAAGCTGCCGCACGTGAGCTGGAAGAAGCGCGCCTCAGGGAGCAGGACGCAGCCGGCGAAGTTGCCCGCAAGGAAGCAGAAGAGGCGCGCCATCTGGCTGAGGAGCGCGCCAGCCATGAACGCCAGGCCGCTCAGCGTCACGTGGAAACAGCCGAAAACCTGAAGCGCGCTCTTGAAGACGCACAGCGGGAGATGGAAGAAGCGCGGCGACGCGTGGAGGAACAGGCGGCCCGTTACGCAGAAGCTGACGCCCGCTACCGCGATTCCACTCGTGAAGAACTGCCCGGCGAAATCAACGATCCCTACTATTACGCAGGTCATTTGGAGCCCACGGCATTTGCTCCGGGCAAGGGTGTTCGCAGTTCCGTTCCGCAGCGCGTCTCCTCAGAACGCAGGATCACGGAAAATTACCACCGCTCGAAGGGGAGCGCCGAAATGCCCGCGGCCACGGCGCCGGAGCGCGATCCGCACGGCCTCTTTTCTTCCGGTATCCGTCCGCGTAGCTCTGGTTCGCGTTCTCCTTACACGGAGAGCTATGCCTATCCGGAACGCCGTACAGAAACCCCGGAAGACACACGGGAGCGCAATCGTCCGGATGAGCTGGATCGTCTGCATCGCTCTGGCGATTCGCACGAATACGAAATTGATGATGCCGGTTACTACGATCACCGGCTTGACCGCAGGAGCGCTTCTTCTGTAACTCCGGCTCCGGCGCGTACCGCTTCTGACCCGAATTCCGCTCCGCGTGATCTGCATATTCCACCGCGCGCTTCTGCTTCCCGGCCGTCCTCTGCATCGGACGAAGGGCCGGACCGCCGTGTGATGCGTTCTGTGGACCCGGAGCCGGGCAATACACACGTGTTGGACAACTCACGTGTGCGCCGTCGCGAGTCGGCAACGGACATTTCCGCGCGCACAACCCGTCGCTCGCGCCAGGAACCCATCGCCCAGCCTGTCAGCGAAGCCGCGGAATATAGTGCAGAGTCTCTGAAGGCTATGCGCCGCCTTCCCACGGATCGACGCTGGTCGGATGCCACATTGCCGCCGACGCATCGGGATGAGCCAGTGCGTTCTCCGGAGGGACGTCCGGAATGGTTCGGACGTGATGCGCGCGTGCCTGAGGCTTCTTCGCGTCAGGAACGGCACGCAACGGAACCGCAGGAGCGTGCCATTCCCAGCGAACGCATTTCCGCCCGGGAAGATCGCTCCTATGGCGAAGAGAGCGTTCGTGAAGAGCAACGGTCGCGTCCATCGGCGTATTCCGGGCAGTTTGTGCCTGCGTCGGATGGTGGATTCAACCTTCCTCCCTTGCCGGATCGGTTTCCTGCTTCCCGGACCGAGACGCGGAGAGACAGCGATCGTCACGAGTTGCCATCTGCACGGGTTTCAGAGACACGCGGTGTCGAACGTATTTCGGACATCCGTGCCATGCGCGATGTTCAGCCGACCACACTGCCTGCCGCTCAACGCGTGGCCGAAGTGCCGCAGGCGAGGCCGGGTTCCAGCGAGGCTTCGAGCCAGCCAGCCTCGCGTCCTTCGGGAGACACCCTGCAGCAATCGCGCGAACGGGTTGCCGCACGATGGTTCGCGCTGAAGGGACTGGTCGGCGGAAACACGGAAACATCCTCAGAGCCGGCACCTGCGCGAAATCAGGAAATTCCAGTACCGACGCTCTGTGTCATGTCGCTGTCCGGCGGCGTGGGCAAGACGAGTATGGTGGCTACCATTGGACGCACGCTGTCCTCCATGGGGGAACGTGTTCTTCTGGCAGACGCCACGCCCCACGGCCTGCTGCCGTATTACTTTGGCGCACGCGAATTGCGGCCGAATGTAGTGCGGACCTTCTCGCCTCCACCGGACAGCAGGGACGCACCGGTTTTCATGGTGAATTACGAGGCAGAGGGCATGCATAACGATGACGAAGGACAGGCGGCACTCCTGGAAGAGATCGCACAGCATGCGCGCGGCACGCAGCGTATTCTGCTGGATCTGAACAGCCCCAGCGCATGGCTGGGTCGCCGTCTTGCAGAAAAGCAGGCCAAGATTCTGGTGCCGATTTCACCGGACATGAACTCGGTTCTCGGCATTAAGAACATGGAGCGCTTCTTTGCGGGAACGCAGGATGCAGAGGGCCGTCCAGTCCGCCCTTACTATGTCTTGAACCAGTTTGATGCCTCCTTGCCGCTTCATCTGGATGTGCGCGAGGTGCTGCGTCAGCAACTCGGCGATCGTCTGTTGCCGGTGCTGATCCGGCGCTCGCCTGCCGTTGCAGAGGCGCTGGCCGAAGGTATGACCGTTATGGATTACGCACCGGAATCGCCGGTTGCGGAAGATTACACGCATCTGGCGGAGTGGGCTCGCAACCTTGCGGCACCAGCGCAGAACAGTATGCGAAGCATCCGCTGGAGTGAACGATGA
- the bcsA gene encoding UDP-forming cellulose synthase catalytic subunit: MTETRLWQEFESGDNYPMLLLRTIVVFCCVCLLVYAGLLELTWPQQAILGVVTVLIAIWMDRSSSSYLITLTLMMASCYSTYRYAYWRISTVIKFFMDPGSQWGGLDAFFIFLLVLAEAYSFSILYLGYIQTLWPLRRTPVPLPDDPEEWPAVDVLIPTYNEPLNVVRYTALAATLIDWPADKLNVYVLDDGNREEFRVFCEEAGIGYMTRDDNAHAKAGNINRALKRLHSPLVAIFDSDHVPTRSFLQITVGWFLRDRKLSMLQTPHHFYSPDPFERNLGQFRAIPNEGELFYGIVQDGNDLWNATFFCGSCAVLRREALDEIGGIAVETVTEDAHTSLRMQINGWNTAYINIPQAAGLATERLSGHVKQRIRWARGMIQIMRTDNPLFAPGLKAMQRLCYFNAMTHFLYGFPRLIFLFAPLIYLILGHTNVPGYWAAILAYAFPHLVLSSMTNSRIQGQHRHSFWNEIYETVLAPYIFLPTFMAIINPKLGSFNVTAKGGVVSRRFFDSRIALPFLTMLAFNFLGLLCAIPRYFHFPGSGLVWPLNVLANMYDGTHPGTIFMNVLWTLFNTLILGVACGVAWESQQRRQTVRVTMQVPVRVELPDGTMLTGVTADVSSGGVMMETDEAAMVEGGEPVRIHFPVLDGEESLPATIVRVNGTELRAQFDPLSIPEEEALTQVLYSRADTWLGWGEAREADRPLKSLARILSLAVIGLKETFRGLMNKNAGSEKSALSSGITPLALLLTLGTLLGLGGISLRAQTPGMMVPPAAQSGAANDAVGALGQTSGSVPQQRVMPPGQFDNVFTLQDVGVADTIVLRGVDAYHSIYFAVPQTQVVKTATLHLRFHFSPGLLPALSHLKVSVNGTLFATLPVTQQPILATTDLTPEEKIAESQKLSVKRVGENNALLEATLEMPADMLVRDNQITFEFIGHYTLQCEDPSHSTLWSHVDNNSSIELTGNLLPLQDDLKLLPLPFYDAAVNLHPVVPIVFLNQPSTKAMQAAGIVASYFGMLTDYRKVRFPVSFGQIPQGNVILISENAGELPASLNVQSTGGPTIAMRTNPSDPYSKVLVLTGNSAVDTVLAAQALSLQKDMWQGNQVSASVKHPAPSEPDDAPRWMPTDRLTTVGQLMQTGDLQGDGSVPVGVFMRLPPDLYYGSRANLIFHMDYRYNPVPLANESTLQVYMNTAYVSSTPMPHADRASARLETEIPVPRVDMRPFSQTMSLKFVFQIAKKNKCQDTAPLNLQGAIIKDSYLDIRGIPHLAVLPDLELFSNAGFPFTRYKDLSQTTFILPDNPGADEIEAYLTLMGHFGAATGYPAIDVTVEGPDGLKSDGKKDYIVLGTVEDQTAFAKLNDHLPVQPSTGGLKISDTQGFFAPLEHAWWKVRSSDHVKTGELEVSGGLPDALIEGVEWPARSNRSVVVIALRDHSVIPAFLTTFLRVNSSSDISQSVAVLHGTQFVSYRIGNDVYKVGSLSIWTRLQLFFSEFPASVVLLVIVACILLAALIRVSLRRRARLRLQGED, encoded by the coding sequence ATGACCGAAACGCGACTCTGGCAGGAGTTTGAGAGCGGCGATAACTATCCCATGCTTCTCCTGCGCACCATAGTGGTCTTCTGCTGTGTGTGCCTTCTGGTATACGCCGGCTTGCTGGAACTCACGTGGCCCCAGCAGGCCATTCTGGGCGTGGTGACCGTTCTCATCGCAATATGGATGGACCGTTCCTCTTCGTCTTACCTCATCACGCTCACGCTGATGATGGCGTCCTGCTATTCCACGTATCGTTACGCTTACTGGCGTATCTCCACGGTCATCAAGTTCTTCATGGACCCCGGCTCTCAGTGGGGCGGGCTGGACGCGTTCTTCATCTTCCTGCTGGTTCTGGCGGAAGCGTATTCGTTCTCCATCCTTTACCTCGGTTATATTCAGACGCTCTGGCCTCTGCGGCGCACGCCTGTACCATTGCCGGATGATCCCGAAGAGTGGCCTGCGGTGGACGTGCTGATTCCCACGTATAACGAGCCTCTCAACGTGGTGCGTTACACCGCACTCGCAGCCACTCTGATTGACTGGCCCGCGGACAAGCTGAATGTGTACGTCCTCGACGACGGCAACCGCGAAGAGTTCCGCGTCTTTTGCGAAGAAGCCGGGATCGGCTACATGACGCGAGATGATAATGCGCATGCCAAGGCCGGTAACATCAACCGTGCGCTGAAGCGTTTGCATTCGCCGCTGGTGGCCATCTTCGATTCTGACCACGTCCCCACACGTTCGTTCCTGCAGATTACGGTGGGCTGGTTCCTGCGCGACCGGAAGCTGAGTATGCTGCAGACGCCGCATCACTTCTATTCTCCGGACCCGTTTGAACGTAATCTTGGCCAGTTCCGTGCCATTCCCAATGAAGGCGAACTCTTTTACGGCATCGTGCAGGACGGCAATGACCTGTGGAATGCCACCTTCTTCTGTGGCTCGTGCGCCGTACTTCGCCGCGAAGCTCTGGATGAGATCGGCGGCATTGCCGTTGAAACCGTCACGGAAGACGCCCACACCAGTCTGCGTATGCAGATCAATGGCTGGAATACGGCATACATCAACATTCCGCAGGCAGCGGGGCTGGCCACGGAACGCCTCAGTGGCCACGTAAAGCAGCGCATCCGCTGGGCGCGCGGCATGATCCAGATCATGCGTACGGACAACCCGCTGTTTGCTCCGGGCCTCAAGGCCATGCAGCGGCTCTGCTACTTCAACGCGATGACGCATTTCCTCTACGGCTTCCCGCGTCTGATCTTTCTTTTCGCCCCGTTGATCTACCTGATTCTGGGCCACACGAACGTGCCGGGTTACTGGGCGGCCATCCTTGCATACGCCTTCCCGCATCTGGTGTTGTCGTCCATGACGAACTCGCGTATTCAGGGTCAGCACCGGCATTCATTCTGGAACGAAATCTACGAGACGGTGCTGGCGCCATACATCTTCCTGCCCACGTTCATGGCCATCATCAACCCCAAGCTGGGTTCGTTCAACGTAACGGCAAAGGGCGGTGTCGTCAGCCGCAGATTCTTCGATTCGCGCATTGCTCTGCCGTTTCTGACGATGCTCGCGTTTAACTTCCTGGGCCTTCTGTGTGCTATCCCGCGCTACTTCCACTTTCCCGGAAGTGGTCTGGTCTGGCCGTTGAATGTTCTCGCGAACATGTATGACGGTACCCATCCCGGAACCATCTTCATGAACGTCCTGTGGACTCTCTTCAACACTCTCATCCTGGGTGTGGCCTGTGGCGTGGCGTGGGAGAGCCAGCAGCGCCGCCAGACGGTGCGCGTGACGATGCAGGTGCCGGTGAGGGTGGAGCTTCCTGATGGAACGATGCTTACCGGTGTGACGGCAGACGTCTCCAGCGGCGGAGTCATGATGGAAACCGACGAAGCCGCGATGGTCGAGGGCGGGGAGCCGGTGCGTATTCACTTCCCGGTGCTCGATGGCGAAGAGTCGCTTCCCGCCACCATTGTGCGCGTTAATGGAACGGAGCTTCGCGCACAGTTCGATCCGCTCTCCATCCCTGAAGAAGAAGCGCTGACGCAGGTGCTGTATTCGCGCGCCGACACATGGCTGGGATGGGGTGAAGCGCGTGAGGCCGACCGTCCACTGAAGAGCCTGGCGCGCATTTTAAGTCTTGCTGTAATTGGGTTGAAAGAAACCTTCCGAGGTCTGATGAACAAGAACGCGGGTAGTGAAAAAAGTGCGCTGAGTTCGGGGATTACCCCACTGGCACTGTTGCTCACGCTGGGGACGCTGTTGGGGCTGGGTGGCATTTCTCTGCGCGCGCAGACACCTGGCATGATGGTGCCGCCTGCGGCGCAAAGCGGAGCCGCAAACGACGCGGTTGGCGCATTGGGGCAGACGTCCGGTTCCGTGCCGCAGCAGCGAGTTATGCCGCCGGGACAGTTTGATAATGTCTTCACGCTGCAGGATGTGGGCGTCGCCGACACCATTGTTCTGCGTGGTGTGGATGCGTATCACTCGATCTACTTTGCCGTGCCACAGACGCAGGTAGTGAAAACCGCGACGCTGCATCTCCGCTTTCACTTTTCGCCGGGCCTGCTGCCTGCGCTGAGCCACCTGAAGGTCTCCGTCAACGGCACGCTCTTCGCCACGCTGCCAGTCACGCAGCAACCGATTCTGGCCACAACGGACCTGACACCGGAAGAGAAGATCGCGGAGAGCCAGAAACTTTCTGTCAAACGTGTCGGCGAGAACAACGCGCTACTGGAAGCCACGCTGGAAATGCCTGCGGACATGCTTGTTCGCGACAACCAGATTACCTTTGAGTTCATCGGCCATTACACGCTGCAGTGCGAAGACCCTTCGCACTCCACGCTGTGGTCTCACGTGGATAACAACAGTTCCATCGAACTCACAGGCAATCTGCTGCCTCTGCAGGACGATTTGAAGTTGTTGCCGCTGCCGTTTTATGACGCCGCGGTGAACCTGCATCCCGTAGTGCCCATCGTTTTCCTGAACCAGCCATCGACCAAGGCCATGCAGGCCGCGGGCATCGTCGCATCGTACTTCGGTATGCTCACCGACTATCGCAAGGTGCGCTTCCCGGTCTCCTTCGGACAGATTCCGCAGGGCAACGTCATCCTGATCAGCGAGAACGCAGGAGAACTTCCGGCATCGCTGAATGTGCAGTCCACAGGTGGCCCCACCATCGCCATGCGAACGAATCCATCCGATCCGTATTCCAAGGTGTTGGTGCTGACAGGCAATTCCGCAGTGGATACAGTCCTGGCGGCGCAGGCGCTGTCGCTGCAGAAGGACATGTGGCAGGGCAACCAGGTATCCGCATCCGTAAAGCATCCCGCTCCCAGCGAGCCAGACGATGCACCGCGCTGGATGCCCACGGATCGTCTGACAACGGTTGGTCAACTGATGCAGACCGGCGATCTTCAGGGCGACGGCTCTGTTCCGGTGGGCGTTTTCATGCGCCTGCCACCGGATCTGTACTACGGTTCACGTGCCAACCTCATCTTCCACATGGACTACCGGTATAACCCGGTGCCACTGGCGAACGAGAGCACGTTGCAGGTCTACATGAACACGGCGTACGTGTCGTCCACACCCATGCCGCATGCAGACCGTGCCTCGGCACGCCTTGAGACGGAGATTCCCGTACCCCGAGTGGACATGCGTCCGTTCTCACAGACCATGAGCCTGAAGTTCGTCTTCCAGATTGCGAAGAAGAACAAGTGCCAGGACACGGCGCCGCTCAACCTGCAGGGAGCCATCATCAAGGATTCCTACCTGGATATCCGTGGTATTCCGCATCTGGCTGTGCTGCCGGATCTGGAGCTGTTCTCCAACGCGGGTTTCCCATTCACGCGCTATAAGGACCTGTCGCAGACGACGTTCATTCTGCCGGACAATCCTGGCGCGGACGAGATTGAAGCCTATCTGACCCTCATGGGCCATTTCGGTGCCGCCACTGGCTATCCCGCCATTGACGTCACGGTGGAAGGCCCCGACGGCCTGAAGTCTGACGGCAAGAAGGACTACATCGTCCTGGGTACCGTGGAGGACCAGACGGCCTTTGCCAAGCTGAACGATCACCTGCCGGTGCAGCCTTCGACCGGAGGCCTGAAGATATCTGATACCCAGGGCTTCTTTGCTCCGCTGGAACACGCATGGTGGAAGGTTCGCTCTTCCGATCACGTGAAGACAGGGGAACTGGAAGTCTCCGGTGGTCTGCCGGACGCATTGATCGAAGGCGTGGAGTGGCCTGCGCGCTCCAATCGTTCGGTGGTTGTGATCGCCCTCCGCGATCATTCCGTCATCCCGGCGTTCCTTACCACCTTCCTCCGTGTCAACTCGTCATCGGACATTTCGCAGTCTGTTGCGGTTCTTCACGGCACACAGTTCGTCTCTTACCGCATTGGCAACGACGTGTATAAGGTCGGTTCGTTGTCGATCTGGACACGTCTCCAGTTGTTCTTTTCCGAATTCCCGGCATCCGTTGTCTTGCTGGTGATCGTGGCCTGCATTCTGCTGGCAGCGCTCATCCGCGTATCGCTCCGTCGTCGTGCACGGTTGCGGTTGCAGGGAGAGGACTAA